Within the Polymorphobacter megasporae genome, the region CACGCGGCGATGACTCCGGTCAGCACGTCGCCCGATCCCGCCGTCGCCAGCCACGGCGTCGCATGGGTGTTGATCGCGGCACGGCCGTCGGGAGCGGCAATCACCGTCGCCACCCCCTTAAGCAGGACGATCGCGCCGACCTTCGCAGCAGCGGCGCGGACGCGGTCGAGGCGCGATCCGGGCAGGTCGCCGAACAGGCGGACGAACTCGCCCTCGTGCGGCGTCAGGACCGCCGGGCCGGTCAGCGCCGCCGACAATCCGGCGGGGTCACCCGCGAACAGCGTGAAGACGTCGGCATCGAGCACCAGCGGCAACCCGCTCGCAATCACCGCGTCGAGCCGGCTGCGGTCGTCGCCCAACCCCGGGCCGGCGGCGATCGCGGCGAAGCGGTGGCGGGCAAGCAACGCCGTCACCGCCCCCGCATCGTGCGCTTCACGAACCATGACCGCGTCGAGCCGCGCAGCGTTCTCGGCGAGCGCCCCCGCAGGACACGCGATCATCGACAGCCCAGCGCCACCGCGCAGCGCTGCGCGCGCCGCGAGCCGCGCCGCTCCCCCCTGCCCCGCCGGGCCGCCGAGCGTCAGCACCGCACCACGCGCATATTTATAGCTGTCGGCAGCAGGTTCGAACGACGGCGGCGGCACGGTTCCCCACGTCCGCGCCCTGCTCGCATCGATCCCGATATCGGCGACGACGACCCGGCCGCAGCGCGCGGCAGCGAAGAGATGGACCGGCTTGAGCGTCCCGAAGGCGACTGTCAGGTCGGCAGAGACTCCTTCGCCGCCGCCATCGTCGGTGAACAGCCCGCTCGGCACGTCGAGCGCGACGACGACGCGGGCCCCCGCCGCCAGCCGCGCCAGTTCGCCCGCCAACCCCGGCTCGACCGGACGGCTCAACCCGATCCCGAACACCGCATCGACGAGCAAGTCCGCTGGCTTGGCGGTTGCGATCGGCTCGACCGTACCGCCCCAGCGCGCCGCCATCGCGCGCGCGTTGGCGGTCGCCGGTTCGCCGGTCGCCGCCACCCGCACCGCGACCCCAGCAATCGCGAGATGCCGCGCGACGACATAGCCGTCGCCGCCGTTGTTGCCGGTCCCGCACGCCACGACGACATCGCGCGGCGAGGCAAAAGCGAGCACCGCGCGCGCCGCTGCTGCCCCCGCGCGCTCCATCAGGTCGAGCGGGTCGATGCCGCTCGCGAACAGCGCCGCTTCGGCAGCGCGCATCTCGCCGGCATCGAGCACCGGCGGCAGGGTCAATCGGCTTGCCATAATGCGATGCTGTAGTATCACTCGCTCCCGATGACACCCCGCTTCCTCGCCCCCGCCCTCGCGCTCGCCGCAGTCGCCGCGCTGGGAGCCTGCGCCCAGTCGCCGCTGTACGACAGCAAGGCTGTCGCCGGCGGCACCCACGACGAGGTCCCGCGCGACGGTAACGGCGAGCCGATGCTCGGCGCGGTCCGTCCGATCCCGGTTGGCTCACTCGCGCTGGCCCAGCCGAAGCCGGTCGCGCCGTAGCACCGATTTCGCCGCCGCGTGCGAGGCCGCGTTGGTCGTTCAAACAACAACAATGGGTTATGAGGTCCGCCTGATGCCGCATAAGCACGTCGCCATTACGACCCGCGATGGCATCTGCCCTTGCTACGCCGTCACGCCCGACGGTAGCGGCCCATGGCCTGCAATCATCTTCTACACCGACGCCGGCGGCATGCGGCCTGCCATGCTCGACATGGCGCAATGCCTCGCCGACGCCGGCTATGTCGTCCTGCTCCCTGACCTATTCTACCGCTATGGGTCCTATGGACCGCTCGTCCCCGCCGAAGTTTTCGCCGGTGATTTTCGCGCGATTATCGGTCCGCTGATGGCGACGACCGGCAACGACAGGGCCGCCGAGGATAGCGAGGCGTTCTTCGCCTATCTCGGTTCGCGTGACGACGTGGCGGGCAGCAAGTGCGGCGCGGTCGGGTTTTGCATGGGCGGCGGAATGGCGCTTGCGGCGGCCGGGACGTATCCGGATCGATTCGCCGCCGTGGCCAGTTTTCACGGCGGCAATCTTGCGACCGACGCCCCGGCGAGCCCACACCGGCTGGCGCCGAGGTTAGAGGCCGAAGTCTATATCGGCGCCGCCGAGAACGATGGCAGCTATCCGCCAGACATGGCGGAGCGGTTCGAGCAGGCACTCGATCAAGCCGGCGTGCGCTACGATACCGCGACTTACCGCGCGGCACACGGCTGGATGATGCCGGACTTTCCCGTCTACGACCATGATGAAGCCGAGCGCGGCTGGGTCGCGATGCTCGCTTTGTTCGACCGGACGCTGCGCGGCAATTAGCTGACGACGCTGATCGGCCGCTCAGCCGACCTTCGATGCGACGACGCATGATTCCCGGGAAACAGCATCATCGGTCCTCGACAGGCGCGTGACGAGCCTCAAAAAAACGCGCTGTCCTACACCCCACGGCCTGCGCTAGCCTGCCCCTCGTCGTCACCGGGCGGCGCGTGTTCTTTCTCATCGGTGCATTTTTGATCGCGCGCTTTGCGGAAGCGGGTCGCGCTATGGGGGCGATAGCATCACCCTCCTCGCGGCAGAGGCAAACGCGAAGAACACCGTCGTTTGTGTGAACTTATTTTGAACTTAGAGTCACGCGGGGCGAGCGCGTCCACGCTCGAGGCGGAAGCGGGTCGCGCAATTACGGCAATAAGGGCACCCGCCTCAAGGCAGGGGCGAACGCGAAAAACACCGTCGTTTGTGTGAACTTATTTTGAACTTAGCGTCACGCCTAGTAGCCGCTACCAGCTCAAGGAGTATTTTTGATCCGGCTAAGTCGTTCAAATGTCCGCGTAAACGTGCCGTTCCGCCTTTGCTCCTGGGTGGGTCACCGCGCCCGTCCATGCCGGGCCAACGGTCTTCGCGTAGCGCCAAAGCGCCCCCGCCTGATAGGCGTTGACCCGCGGCTGCCATAGGGCGCGGCGGCTGGCGAGTTCGGCGGGGTCGACGAGTAAGTCGATCGTCCCGGCTTCGGCGTCGATGCGGATAAGGTCGCCGTTCTCGACGAGCGCGATCGGTCCGCCGTCGGCGGCTTCGGGTCCGACATGGCCGATGCAAAAGCCGCGCGTTCCGCCCGAGAAGCGTCCGTCGGTGATCAGCGCGACCTTCTCGCCCATGCCGAGGCCGTAGAGCGCGGCAGTGGTCGACAGCATCTCGCGCATCCCGGGGCCGCCCTTGGGCCCCTCGTAGCGGATGACGAGGACCTCGCCCTCGCGAATCGAGCGTGCCTCGACCGCCGCAAAGGCGTCTTCCTCGCAGTCGAACACCCGCGCCGGGCCCTCGAAAACGAGCGTGTGCATCCCCGCGACCTTGACGATCGCGCCATCGGGGGCGAGCGACCCGCGCAGGCCGACGACGCCGCCTGTCGGCGTGATCGGGTTCGACACCGGGCGGATGACGTCCTGGTTCGCGTTCCACGTGACCTGCGCGAGGTTTTCCGCGAGCGTCTTGCCGGTCACCGTCATGCAGTCGCCGTGGAGGAAGCCGCCGTCCATCAGCGTCTTCATCACCATGTAGATGCCGCCCGCGTCGTAGAGATCGCGCGCGACGTAGCGCCCGCCGGGCTTGAGGTCGGTGATATACGGGGTCCGCTTGAAGATCTCGGCGACGTCGAACAGCGTGAACTCGATCCCCGCCTCGTTCGCCATCGCCGGCAAATGCAGCGCGGCGTTGGTCGACCCGCCCGTCGCGGCAACGACCGTCGCAGCATTTTCAAAGGCTTTGCGCGTGCAGATGTCACGCGGACGGAGGTTAGCTTCGAGGCAGTGCATCACCGCCTCCCCCGCCGCGACGGCGAGCGCGGCACGCCCCTCGTACGGCGCGGGCATCATGTTCGAATTGGGCAACGACAGGCCGATCGCCTCGGCAACGCACGCCATCGTGTTCGCGGTGAACTGGCCGCCGCACGCGCCGTGCCCCGGGCACGCGACCTTCTCTAGCGCGGTCAGCCGGGCGAGCGGGCAGGCCCCAGCGGCGAACTGGCCGACCGCCTCGAAGACGTCAACGACGGTGACGTCCTTGTCCTCGAACCGCCCCGGCAGGATCGACCCGCCATAGACGAACACCGCGGGCACGTTGAGGCGGAGCATCGCCATCATCATTCCCGGCAGCGACTTGTCGCAGCCGGCGAAGGTCAGGAGCGCGTCGTAGCTGTGGCCGCGCATCGACAGTTCGACCGAGTCGGCGATGACCTCGCGGCTGACGAGAGACGACTTCATCCCTTGGTGGCCCATCGCGATGCCGTCGGTGACGGTGATCGTGTTGAACCGGCGCGGCGTCCCCCCGGCGGCGATCACCCCGGCCCGCGCCGCATCGGCCTGCGCATCGAGCGTCGTGTTGCACGGCGCCGAGTCGTTGCCCGCCGAGACGACGCCGACGAACGGCTTGGCGATGTCCTCCGCGGTCAGGCCCATCGCATAATAATACGACCGGTGCGGCGCGCGCTCGGGTCCAACGGTGACGTGGCGGCTCGGCAGCCGTGATTTATCGAAGCTCATGGGCCTGTTCATGGCCGTAACCGCGCCCTCAAGTAAAGCGCGGCGGCCGCTTGGCGAGGAAGGCAGCAACGCCTTCGGCGAAGTCGGGCGAGTCGAAGGCCGCATCGAACTGCGCCGCCGAAGCGGCATCGTCGTCGCTCGCGCCGTCGAGGATCCGCCAGACGATCGCCTTGGCGGCCAACTGGGTCGCGGGCGACAGCGAGACGACCCGGGCGGCGAAGTCGTCGACCGCTGCGGCAAGGCTATCGGCGACGTCATCGACCAGTCCGAGTCTGAGCGCCTCGGCCGCATCGAAGGTGCGTGCGGTGAACAGCATGCGCTTGGCCTGGCTCGGGCCGACGAGGTCGACGAGCAGCTTGGTATCGTGGAGCGGATAGACCAGCCCGAGCTTCGCCGGGGTCAGGCCGAAGCGCGCCGCGGGCGACGCCAGCCGGACATCGCACGCCAGCGCGATGCCGAGCCCGCCGCCGATGCAATCGCCATCGATCGCTGCAAGCGTCGGCTTAGGGGCACGGGCAAGCGTAATCTGCGTCGCCCGGATGGCGGCGTTGTTGCGCCCCCGCCAGACCGGGTCGGCGGCATGGGTTGCAAATTCACCGATGTCGGCCCCGGCGCAGAACGGCCCCTGTCCGCCGCCGACGATCAGGACGCGGACCGCGGGGTCGGCCATGGCTCGATCGACCAGTTTGGGGAATGCTTCCCACATCGTTTGGTCGAAGGCGTTGCGCTTGGCAGCGCGGTCGATGACAAGGCGGGCGACGCCGCCGTCTATCTGGAGATGAAGGTAATCGGTCATCTCCCGCGTGTCACCGATCGGGCCGCATCGGGCAACCCCAACAAAAAGGCCGCGCACCCATCGAGTGCGCGGCCAGTTCTGGGTCGAAGGTCGAAACTTACTGGGTCGAAGCCGTCGTCGACGCCGGCAACGCCGCCATGTCGACGCCCAGCGTGCGGGCAGCGGCGGCGAACTTCTTGGCAGCTTCGGACGTTGCGTCGACCGCGCACAGGCGCTCGCCGGTCGAGATCAGAATCAACGCCGACTTCTGCCGGTCCGTCGTTGCGGTGCTCGCGGCAGCGCGGAGCTGGTTCGGGGTGGTCGTGCAGGTCGCTGCCGACTGCGCGGCTGCTGCGGGAGCGGCGGCTGCAATGAAAGCGGCGCTGATTGCGATGGCAACCGGGGCTGTGGTGATGAAGCGGGCGAACATGGTGGATCTCCTGACAAGCGACACGGGGGAGGGCAGACTTGAGTTTCACTCAGAACAACTGAGGCCGATCTAAGTTACACTCAGAAGATCGTCAAGCGAGAACTGAGCGTAAATCAAAATTGTTTTGAGCACGGCTCATGCTGCGGCGCAACAAGAATCGTCGGATGCCGGCTCAGACGATGCTCGTCGGGCAGGTCCACCATCCCGGGCTAGCCTCACTGAGCGATCGCGCTGCCGAGTCGCGCCCCGCTGCGCTAGCGTAGAGCGCGAAACACGTCGCTCCCGACCCCGACATGCGTACGAGACAAGCCCCTGTGTTCGCGAGTGCGGCAAGGACTTCGGCGATGACGGGTGCAAGCCGGATCGCTGGCTCAGCCAGATCGTTGCGCGCCCCGCGCCACGCCGTTGGGTCGAGCGGCCCGCGATCGATCCGGTCCCAGCCGGAGAATACCGGGCCGGTCGGCACCGCGACGCGCGGGTTGACCAGCAGGATCGGCGTGCCCGCGATATCGAGATCGACAGGGGTGAGCACCTCCCCCCTGCCCGTCCCGGTAACCGTCCGACCGACGAGACACGCGGGAACGTCGGCACCGAGCGACGCGGCGATCGGCAACAAACGCTCTATCGGCCACTCCAGCTTCCAGAAGCGGTTGAGCAGGCGGAGCGCCGCCGCCGCATCCGCCGATCCGCCGCCGAGGCCCGCCGCGACCGGGATATGCTTGTCCAGCGTCAATGCCGCGTTTGCTGGTACCCCAGCTGCTTCCGCCAGAGCCCTCGCAGCGCGGAGGACCAGGTTGTCGCCGTCGCCGACCGCCTGAGCAAGCGGACCGGTCATCGCGAGGCTGAGCCCTGCCCCGGACCGGACGTGAAGCGTGTCGCCAAACTCGGTGAAAACAAACACGGTTTCGAGATCGTGATAGCCGTCCTCGCGCCGCCGCCGAAGGTGGAGCGCGAGGTTGACCTTCGCCGGTGCCGCCTCGATCAAGGCTTGGGCGCGGCGGCTGAGGGAAGTTGCGCCGCCTGCGCGGTGGCGACATCGAGCCCGAAGTCGAGCTTCTTCGCGATCAGCGCCCCCTGCTCCGGAGTCGGTGACAAGTCGCGCGCCGCCCGCCAGCTGAACCGCGCCTCGATCCTCCGCCCCGCCCGCCAATACGCATCGCCAAGATGCTCGTTGATCGTGGCGTCGCCGGTTTCGAGCCGCGCCGCACCCTCGAGCGTCGTCACCGCCTTGGCGAACTGCCCGGTCCGGTAATACGCCCACCCCAGCGAATCGGCGATGAAGCCGTCGTCGGGACGCAGCTTGGCAGCAGTCCCGATCAGCGTCTGCGCCTCGGGGAGCTTCAACCCGCGGTCGAGCAGCGCATAGCCCAGATAATTGAGCACCGTCGGCTCCTCAGGGGCCAGCGCGAGCGCCGCGCGCAGATCGGGCTCGGCATGCCCCCAGTCGCCACTCTGCTCAAAGGCCGCGCCGCGCAGGAAATACAGCATCCACCCCGGCGGATCGGCGGGCGTCGCGAGGCTGATCGCGTGCCCGTAATCCGCCGCCGCCGCCGCGTTGCGATTGAGCTTGCGCTCGAAATCCCCCAGCCGCTGCCAGTCGTCGCTCGTCGCCTCCGGTCCGTTCGCCGCCGCCTCGAACAGCTTCCGCGCCTCGGCATCGCGCCCCAGGTCGGACAGCGCCGCCGCCCGGTGGATCGCCGCGAGGCCCGCTTGCGGGTCCTTCGGCGCGATGTGCGCGAACGCCGCGATCGCCGCCTCGGGCCGTTCGCTCCGGGCGAGGACATCGCCGGTGATCAGCCACGTATCGGCGGTCTCGGGGCTGAGGAAGGTCGCGACCCGGGCGAACACCAGCGCCAGCGGCACCGGCTTCTCGCGCGCCAGATCCCCCGCCAGCCGCGCCACGAGCAAGGCCACCCCCTGCCGCGGCTCGGTCGGCCCGGCATCGAGCGCCCGCCCCGCATCGAGACGCTTGAGCGCCGCATCGAGCACGGGGTCCGCCCCACCCTTGACCAGCAGCGCCTTCGCCTCGGCATCCTTGTGCGCCGCCTGGAGCGCCGCCGCCCCGGCCACCCGGAGCCGGACGACCGCGCGCGCCTCCCCGGTCAGCAGCACGGCGTACAGCGGCGCCGCCTCGTCCCAGCGCTTCGCCGCCGACAGCATCAGCGCGCGATGCTCGGTGACGTAGCTCCGCGCGAAGCCCTGGAACTTGGCCGGGTCGAGAACGCTGAGCGCCTCGTCGGTCTTGCCCCGCCCGTACAGCGTCCAGCCCTCGACGATCGGCCCGACGACCGCGGCATAGCCCGCGTCGGCCAGCCCCGGGCGCGCGGCATCGGCGGCGTTCCAGTCGCGCCGCTTGAGCGCATCGGCGAGGCGGACCAGCGCGGTCGTCGAATCCCCCGCCTTCGCCGCATCGAGCCGCTTCGCCAGCTCGACCGCAAGCTTCTCGTCCCCCGCCGCGACCGCGGTGTCGAACGTCCGCCGCTGGAGCGTCAGGTCCCCCGGATCGGCCTTGAGCGCATCGTCGTAATAATGCGCGGCATCGTCGAGCCGGTTGTCGGCATCGGCGAAGCGCCCGAGGATATAGCCGTGGAGCGGCGAGATCGCCGGGCGCGGCGTCGCCAGCGCGGGGGCGGCCAGTGCTAACCAGATAAGTGCAAAAGCCGCGGAAGTTGACGAACCTGACGCCACGTCGAGTTGAAACCTCCTCCCAGTGCGAGGGAGCCGCGAGGCGCTGCGGCTGAGCGAGAGGGTGGGCATAAGGTGAGGCTCCGAGACTCGTACCGGCCAAGGGTAACGCGGATCGGGGGGCGTCGAACAGCGGTTCTTGGCGCCGCGCCTTTGGGGGCGTCGGCCGGTCCGACCCTAAGTTCAAAATAAGTTCACACTAAAGCGTGTGCTTTTTCGTCTCGCCTTTCCGGCGGGATCGACGTGGGGGATGTACCAATGAGAAAGAGCGCGTGTTGCCCGGTGGCGACAGGGAGAGGGTAACGTAAGGCGGGGGGTGTAGGACAGAGAAAAGTTGCAAGTGCAGGACGGTCAGGTCAATTTGGCGAAATATCGTTGGGGCGGGGATGGCTAAATGATAGCGACACATAATGCATGAGGATGACGCACGAAGTATTCGTGGTGACCGCGCTCTAGGCTTAGCCGAAAGTGATCGGCTGGGCTTCCAAGCCATCGCCGCTCGCATCGCGACATCGCTTGTCGATCACGCGTCTGACGACGGTCTTGTAGTAGGCATCGAGGGGAGCTGGGGTGCCGGGAAATCGAGTCTCTTGTTTCTAGTTGCCGCTGAAATGGATCAAATGCATCAGGATCGACGGCCGACCCGAATCACATTTCAGCCGTGGCTGGTTGGTGATCGCGATGCGCTGATCCGAAGCCTGTTCGGGGAATTTTCAAGGGAACTCGACGCGATCGCACTTCTGGCCGGTGATTCAACACGTGTATCGGTCGCTAAAGCGCGGGAAGCAGGAGATGCCCTGCGCGGGTTTATGAATGGACTTGGCAAGGTCGGTGCAGTGCTCGAATTCGCCGGCAGGGCAAGTGGGCTTGGACTTCTCGAATTGGCTGGCCAAGGTGTTAAGGCAGCGGGCGAAGTGACGGCTGGCGAGTCAGAACAGCCTCAACTCTCGGAACTCAAGGATCGCCTAATCCGGGTGCTGCGTGAACTGGACCATCGCTTCATCGTGACCATCGACGACGTTGATCGCCTTGAACCCGCTGAGGCGCTAGAGGTACTGCGACTGGTGCGCTCTGTCATGGACCTACCAAATGTCATCTACCTGTTATGTTATGCTAATGGCATACTTTCTCACAGCATCAAGGAGGCTGCGAGGGTCGAGAATGGCAGGGCTTACCTTGAGAAGATTGTGCAACTCACGATCATGGTGCCCGAA harbors:
- a CDS encoding dienelactone hydrolase family protein; this encodes MPHKHVAITTRDGICPCYAVTPDGSGPWPAIIFYTDAGGMRPAMLDMAQCLADAGYVVLLPDLFYRYGSYGPLVPAEVFAGDFRAIIGPLMATTGNDRAAEDSEAFFAYLGSRDDVAGSKCGAVGFCMGGGMALAAAGTYPDRFAAVASFHGGNLATDAPASPHRLAPRLEAEVYIGAAENDGSYPPDMAERFEQALDQAGVRYDTATYRAAHGWMMPDFPVYDHDEAERGWVAMLALFDRTLRGN
- a CDS encoding 4-(cytidine 5'-diphospho)-2-C-methyl-D-erythritol kinase gives rise to the protein MIEAAPAKVNLALHLRRRREDGYHDLETVFVFTEFGDTLHVRSGAGLSLAMTGPLAQAVGDGDNLVLRAARALAEAAGVPANAALTLDKHIPVAAGLGGGSADAAAALRLLNRFWKLEWPIERLLPIAASLGADVPACLVGRTVTGTGRGEVLTPVDLDIAGTPILLVNPRVAVPTGPVFSGWDRIDRGPLDPTAWRGARNDLAEPAIRLAPVIAEVLAALANTGACLVRMSGSGATCFALYASAAGRDSAARSLSEASPGWWTCPTSIV
- a CDS encoding tetratricopeptide repeat protein, which gives rise to MASGSSTSAAFALIWLALAAPALATPRPAISPLHGYILGRFADADNRLDDAAHYYDDALKADPGDLTLQRRTFDTAVAAGDEKLAVELAKRLDAAKAGDSTTALVRLADALKRRDWNAADAARPGLADAGYAAVVGPIVEGWTLYGRGKTDEALSVLDPAKFQGFARSYVTEHRALMLSAAKRWDEAAPLYAVLLTGEARAVVRLRVAGAAALQAAHKDAEAKALLVKGGADPVLDAALKRLDAGRALDAGPTEPRQGVALLVARLAGDLAREKPVPLALVFARVATFLSPETADTWLITGDVLARSERPEAAIAAFAHIAPKDPQAGLAAIHRAAALSDLGRDAEARKLFEAAANGPEATSDDWQRLGDFERKLNRNAAAAADYGHAISLATPADPPGWMLYFLRGAAFEQSGDWGHAEPDLRAALALAPEEPTVLNYLGYALLDRGLKLPEAQTLIGTAAKLRPDDGFIADSLGWAYYRTGQFAKAVTTLEGAARLETGDATINEHLGDAYWRAGRRIEARFSWRAARDLSPTPEQGALIAKKLDFGLDVATAQAAQLPSAAAPKP
- a CDS encoding NAD(P)H-hydrate dehydratase — protein: MASRLTLPPVLDAGEMRAAEAALFASGIDPLDLMERAGAAAARAVLAFASPRDVVVACGTGNNGGDGYVVARHLAIAGVAVRVAATGEPATANARAMAARWGGTVEPIATAKPADLLVDAVFGIGLSRPVEPGLAGELARLAAGARVVVALDVPSGLFTDDGGGEGVSADLTVAFGTLKPVHLFAAARCGRVVVADIGIDASRARTWGTVPPPSFEPAADSYKYARGAVLTLGGPAGQGGAARLAARAALRGGAGLSMIACPAGALAENAARLDAVMVREAHDAGAVTALLARHRFAAIAAGPGLGDDRSRLDAVIASGLPLVLDADVFTLFAGDPAGLSAALTGPAVLTPHEGEFVRLFGDLPGSRLDRVRAAAAKVGAIVLLKGVATVIAAPDGRAAINTHATPWLATAGSGDVLTGVIAACLAQGYDAFEAACAGAWLHGDAGRRCGAGLIAEDLPEALVAVLAGLSA
- the ilvD gene encoding dihydroxy-acid dehydratase, translating into MSFDKSRLPSRHVTVGPERAPHRSYYYAMGLTAEDIAKPFVGVVSAGNDSAPCNTTLDAQADAARAGVIAAGGTPRRFNTITVTDGIAMGHQGMKSSLVSREVIADSVELSMRGHSYDALLTFAGCDKSLPGMMMAMLRLNVPAVFVYGGSILPGRFEDKDVTVVDVFEAVGQFAAGACPLARLTALEKVACPGHGACGGQFTANTMACVAEAIGLSLPNSNMMPAPYEGRAALAVAAGEAVMHCLEANLRPRDICTRKAFENAATVVAATGGSTNAALHLPAMANEAGIEFTLFDVAEIFKRTPYITDLKPGGRYVARDLYDAGGIYMVMKTLMDGGFLHGDCMTVTGKTLAENLAQVTWNANQDVIRPVSNPITPTGGVVGLRGSLAPDGAIVKVAGMHTLVFEGPARVFDCEEDAFAAVEARSIREGEVLVIRYEGPKGGPGMREMLSTTAALYGLGMGEKVALITDGRFSGGTRGFCIGHVGPEAADGGPIALVENGDLIRIDAEAGTIDLLVDPAELASRRALWQPRVNAYQAGALWRYAKTVGPAWTGAVTHPGAKAERHVYADI
- a CDS encoding enoyl-CoA hydratase/isomerase family protein, translating into MTDYLHLQIDGGVARLVIDRAAKRNAFDQTMWEAFPKLVDRAMADPAVRVLIVGGGQGPFCAGADIGEFATHAADPVWRGRNNAAIRATQITLARAPKPTLAAIDGDCIGGGLGIALACDVRLASPAARFGLTPAKLGLVYPLHDTKLLVDLVGPSQAKRMLFTARTFDAAEALRLGLVDDVADSLAAAVDDFAARVVSLSPATQLAAKAIVWRILDGASDDDAASAAQFDAAFDSPDFAEGVAAFLAKRPPRFT